Proteins co-encoded in one Haladaptatus sp. ZSTT2 genomic window:
- a CDS encoding GNAT family N-acetyltransferase, translating to MPGPVFLSGDTVSLHTVSRADLYFIQQHANDPAVWHSLAKAAPVNELQEEQWYESWSDGDDVRLLICADGESVGFISLSDFDTVHGSGTLGYWIAPDHWGNGYATEAVSLVCDYGFGHRRLHKLIAYVYDFNTGSQRVLEKLGFTKEGHLRDGGFIDHEYVDLLLYGILEDEWRAAQS from the coding sequence ATGCCCGGCCCCGTCTTTCTCTCCGGTGACACCGTCTCGTTGCACACCGTGTCGCGCGCCGACCTCTATTTCATCCAGCAACACGCAAACGACCCGGCAGTCTGGCATTCGCTCGCCAAAGCCGCACCCGTAAACGAGTTACAGGAAGAACAGTGGTACGAATCGTGGAGCGACGGCGACGACGTGCGCCTCCTGATTTGTGCCGACGGCGAGTCCGTTGGTTTCATCAGCCTGAGCGACTTCGACACCGTCCACGGCTCTGGCACCCTCGGCTACTGGATTGCTCCCGACCACTGGGGCAACGGTTACGCCACCGAAGCCGTCTCGCTCGTCTGCGACTACGGCTTTGGCCACCGTCGTCTGCACAAACTCATCGCCTACGTTTACGACTTTAACACCGGGTCACAGCGCGTGCTTGAAAAACTCGGCTTCACCAAAGAAGGCCACCTCCGCGACGGCGGGTTCATCGACCACGAGTACGTGGACTTGTTGCTGTATGGAATTCTCGAAGACGAGTGGCGGGCGGCTCAGAGCTGA
- a CDS encoding type II toxin-antitoxin system VapC family toxin, producing the protein MSVFVDTGVFFAHHDTDADRHDSAVSAFDELLDGAYGQPYTNDYVLDETVTLTRVRTGSFDAADTVARRILGEDPFPSVFDMLHVEPDDVQASLETFRRYDDHDLSFTDATILAQCESRGIDAVLSFDTDFDGLVERIEPGF; encoded by the coding sequence ATGAGCGTCTTTGTCGATACCGGCGTGTTCTTCGCACACCACGATACGGACGCAGACCGCCACGACAGCGCAGTCTCAGCGTTTGACGAACTGCTCGACGGAGCCTACGGACAACCGTATACGAATGACTACGTGCTCGACGAAACCGTGACACTCACGCGTGTTCGGACCGGGTCGTTTGACGCTGCAGACACCGTCGCCCGTCGTATCCTCGGCGAAGACCCGTTTCCATCCGTCTTCGACATGCTTCACGTCGAACCGGACGACGTTCAAGCGTCGCTCGAAACCTTCCGACGCTACGACGACCACGACCTGAGTTTCACCGACGCGACGATACTCGCACAGTGTGAGTCACGCGGCATTGACGCCGTGTTGAGTTTCGATACCGATTTCGACGGACTCGTAGAGCGCATCGAACCGGGTTTCTGA
- a CDS encoding SLC13 family permease: protein MVVFTIILIALVLFATEPVPVDITAIGIMVALMVLGPLTGITPEDGISGFASPATVTVLAMFVLSYGIQRTGVIQMLGAWVAKFTRESEGRQLFATVGIVGPISGFINNTAAVAILLPMVTDLAHKGRTSPSKLLIPLSYASMFGGMLTLIGTSTSILASDLSARLLDRPFTMFEFTQLGAIVTVVGVLYLLTIGRFLLPERIKPEEDLTEEYEMAEYLTEVVVREDSPIIGQTVQEALKETDFDVDLIQLIRNDAVFLEPLGPKMIQAGDIFAVRTDRRTLVQLIDAEGLDLLPEVKVTDEELEQIGEGRNLIEVVIAPSSALVGQSLSTANFRQRYDATVLALRRGGELIRQRMDNSPLRVGDTLLVQATGDSINRLSRNRNFIIAQEVERPDYRESKIPIAVGIVTGVVALAALGVVPIVVAALGGAVAMVATGCLRPPEVYEAVQWDVIFLLAGVIPLGIAMERTGAAELLANLIVMSADVLPAIGVLGVFYIGTALLTNIISNNASVVLMIPVAIQAAGDIGANAFSFVLAVTFAASTAFMTPVGYQTNLFVYGPGGYKFMDYVKVGTPLQLVFAVVTTVGIYMIWGV, encoded by the coding sequence ATGGTGGTTTTTACCATCATCCTCATCGCACTCGTTCTGTTTGCGACCGAGCCGGTTCCCGTCGACATCACCGCAATCGGCATCATGGTCGCGCTGATGGTACTTGGGCCGCTGACCGGCATCACGCCCGAAGACGGGATTTCCGGCTTTGCGAGTCCGGCAACCGTCACCGTGCTCGCGATGTTCGTCCTGAGTTACGGCATCCAGCGAACTGGCGTCATCCAGATGCTCGGGGCGTGGGTGGCGAAGTTCACCCGTGAGAGCGAAGGGCGACAACTGTTTGCGACCGTCGGCATCGTCGGCCCAATCTCGGGGTTCATCAACAACACCGCGGCGGTGGCGATTCTCCTGCCGATGGTGACGGATTTGGCCCACAAAGGGCGCACCTCGCCCTCAAAGCTCCTGATTCCGCTCTCGTATGCCTCGATGTTCGGTGGGATGTTAACCCTGATTGGAACCTCGACAAGCATCCTCGCTTCCGACCTGTCGGCGCGACTGCTCGACCGCCCGTTTACGATGTTCGAGTTCACGCAACTCGGCGCGATTGTGACCGTCGTTGGCGTGCTCTACTTGCTCACCATCGGGCGATTCTTGCTCCCAGAGCGCATCAAACCGGAAGAAGACCTCACCGAAGAGTACGAGATGGCCGAGTACCTGACCGAAGTGGTCGTCCGAGAGGACTCACCCATCATCGGCCAGACAGTGCAAGAAGCGCTCAAAGAGACCGATTTCGACGTTGACTTGATTCAGTTGATTCGCAACGACGCCGTCTTCTTAGAACCGCTCGGCCCGAAGATGATTCAGGCGGGCGATATTTTCGCGGTGCGTACCGACCGACGGACGCTCGTCCAACTGATTGACGCAGAAGGGTTAGACCTCCTTCCCGAGGTAAAAGTCACCGACGAGGAGCTGGAGCAAATCGGTGAGGGGCGCAACCTCATCGAAGTCGTCATCGCACCCTCGTCTGCGCTCGTCGGCCAGTCGCTCTCGACGGCGAACTTCCGCCAGCGGTATGACGCGACCGTGCTCGCACTGCGCCGGGGTGGCGAGCTCATCCGCCAGCGGATGGACAACTCGCCGCTTCGTGTGGGTGACACGCTGCTCGTCCAAGCGACGGGCGACAGCATCAACCGCCTCAGCCGGAATCGCAACTTCATTATCGCCCAAGAAGTCGAGCGTCCTGACTACCGGGAGTCGAAGATTCCGATTGCCGTCGGCATCGTGACCGGCGTCGTCGCTCTCGCCGCCCTCGGCGTGGTTCCCATCGTCGTCGCGGCGCTCGGCGGGGCGGTGGCGATGGTCGCAACCGGCTGTCTCCGCCCGCCTGAGGTGTACGAAGCGGTGCAGTGGGACGTCATCTTCCTGCTCGCGGGCGTGATTCCGCTCGGCATTGCGATGGAGCGCACCGGTGCGGCTGAGTTGCTCGCCAACCTCATCGTGATGTCAGCAGACGTGTTGCCCGCGATTGGCGTGCTCGGGGTGTTCTACATCGGGACGGCGTTGCTCACGAACATCATCAGCAACAACGCGAGCGTGGTGCTCATGATTCCGGTGGCGATTCAGGCGGCGGGCGACATCGGCGCGAACGCCTTCTCGTTCGTCCTCGCGGTGACGTTCGCCGCCTCGACGGCGTTCATGACGCCCGTTGGCTACCAGACCAACCTGTTCGTCTACGGCCCGGGCGGCTACAAGTTCATGGACTACGTGAAAGTCGGGACGCCGCTCCAACTCGTGTTCGCCGTCGTGACGACGGTGGGCATCTACATGATCTGGGGCGTGTAA